taccaagaggtcaaaggaagaggatgagcgcattagtaaattatccgtggaagaacgtaaggaagaggataggttatttgaagaaaattggaaggaggatggaattatttggaaaatgttcatgaaagcatgggacaaaatcgtttggtcgatgaccgaggaaatttacgaatgtaacttgaagaaatttgaggatgaatacggcacggactacccaaaaccggttgagtatggtaaaaaaacaatggttaacgattaaggagaggtttgtgtttgcatggacatatgaatatcgtaacttaaagaacgaggcgacaagcattgcggaagggtctcatggtcgactaaagaaaatactaattggtagtcaaaatggagttgtgtcgatccaagaagcaatccatgaattcaccaatcgtgatctcgtaaagattaggaaatgtatgcaatttagtgtacaccaattcccggtggaacatattaaggaaaaattgcttctaaggggagttgttcataaagtttcaagatgggaaataaatcgcatgatgaaacaattgaagttatataaaacttatgatgacgagaatacggtttgtgtttgcaaggatatgataggtattggactcccatgtcgtcataagttgggtaggtatgttgaagtgattgacatcaatgatattcatccattttggaagcaattaaatttcactccgaacaccccggtagttgatggtccgtctttcttggagtcgaaattgtgtgcacgaatagccgagcgttacgctacatcaaacggcaccaaaaagtaaatattgatgcataatttggaggaagcacttcacccttgtttaagggaggttgatgaacctattaagcaaaagaacaccggtaggccgaacacctaagtgtcgaggaccatccaaagaaaagagttgaaggagtatttgtctgataaaagaatattgtctaggcacgagcattcggaagccgaatttgaagatgagccggaacctaagaaaagaggtcgtccaagaaatgatcaaagtggaccaaccacccgacaagtaaggccaaataTCTCTACAtatccttctcaagtaagtcaacccaatgttgtcgaagaagttgttgagcaaatgaacgcctcgcaacaaacccaaccaatggaaattcttactataaaagaggacaaaggtactcttcgttgccctagagaccttaatggaagaccaaatcgatccacatatacaatatacaaagagtatttggaacaactccctccactttgttttgtcgaccgaagaggttgatggggatggaaattgtgggtttcacgttgctacagaacaaatgggttactttagagaggcggatattgaagatgtcacccaatgccaatatttaagaaataagatggcggtacaactagtgaaggacaagggtttttatatggagatgatgaggcgaggagatagatacgacaaagaacaagagttcaaagacttagttgcgcgtgtgaagcgccgaaagggattgaagacaatcggatccaagtattggatgacaatgcctaaatttagATATCTCCttgcggacgttttgaattgcgtggtacatttctttgttcctcatATGTATGggcttagcatgacgtttgcacccacaagaacagcttgcgacgagtcggttaaagatagaagaatcgtaatgacatttgtgaatgaaatgcattttatcggtttaagagtaaagaaagattgttcgttaactccgttgagtaagtggcacaattacttcccgatgaaccattgcaaggattgggtgaaacaatatgagtccaacatggttgattgggatcgcgttatggacaacaactttcccgctgggttactcgaattgatcccctcggatgatgacgatgtttgatcgtttttttttcgaacatgtaatttgtaaaaggtttttggaaacttttttgcgaagatatatgatttaatcggtcACAAAAAATACAATGTTGTCTCCCGAATGTAGGAATCGAGGTCTTTAATTTTTCGTAACTATCCGATTATATGCATTTTGAACTCAGAACCCAGGAGAAATTGGAACACTCCTATATTCGGTAGTACATATACATATCTTACTTCTGAATGACGTTCCTTCGGAAGTATATTACTTCGTTTTACttccgaatattataatcggtggGTATTGATACATgttttgattccgaatattataatcggttggtaaggatacacgttttgattctgaatattataaaCGGTAGAACTCGTAAATATCTATATACCGATGtggtgggtatttcgaggcatgactataattttttttgaaactatgtaatcggaacaacagtattataacacttcaatccgattaatcatattcgggaatcccatattttatcaaaccgccgattaatattaaaaatttgaatttacaacactcaaacatcacatgttattcttttttcccagtccgagatgcaacaatcaacgcagcttcgaaatgtagaaacgactctcctctccacttggaataagcatcttgtgccgcaaacttgtcgtctctgtgcctagcaagaatacggttgtactcggtgcacaattttataacatggtgcacccttgaagaaacatgggatggttcataattgtggcgtggcttcttgtacttaccaacaaaaggacccaatgaaacgttaatccaaaatatacgatcgtcctgctgttctttgggtagatctttcacaatgtaataattttttatccattcggtctcttcctcaacttgttttaatctttctctttgatggaattgttcttgacctcgcttcttagccttgatttcctcttcctcctccttcgttgccactaacgatggtttaatttttttgggttgtttgttccttttttgtatttcttcttccattgctgcaattgatgtagttgttcgcttgcatcttcgaagtatgttgtcgattgatgatggacttgccattgaaaaggtttttcattctgattttttactcaataataactgagaggggttaccctccttatatagattagagttccaacgactctaatttttgaaaatatggccgttgaggtttttgaaaatatggctgttgaggtttcgtatcaatgatgcactacaatcggttgctaacgacaCACGTATTTCCTCCGAATAGGAtattcggtagcgaacttaaatttttatctaccgattaggttggtatttctaaacacgactatattattcagaggataatttttttttgtaaagtcccgaatgtaaggtgacccctaaaaacgcgaggtttatTATTCTATGAATTCGTACCTCAAATATTTATGAATCTCCTCTTAGCTCTCTATGTTAGTTAAAAATTTAAAATCCATAAGTGACAAAATGACATGTCACAATCTCATTGGATCCTTCGTCAAAACCCCACCAATCACAACCACCCCATGTATGTTTGTCCCTTATATTTTGTCCCATTAGTCAGAATAAAGTATCTGTCTTTTACTTTTTAATAAAAATCTCAGCTTTTCCCTCTCCAATTTTGATTACAGATttagaatttgaatttgaattcaatTCAGTTCAAAAATTAAATACtctaataataaaaacaaaatctcaacccccattttgaaatttgaaataaaaaccCAGATTTCATATCTTCAAAATTAGAAAGGGGAAAGAAcactgaaaacaaaataaaacccagAGCTCTAAAACCCTAATTACCCACACCCCCATCATTTCTAGTCACTGTAATCTCAGACCCACACTGAAATCTCAGACCCAATACCAAAAAGATTTGAcctttattttcattttattagaAAAACGATTCATTTTGattcaatttttagtttgttgatAAGGGTTTTTTtcaaatttcacaaaaaaaaaacccaataaAGGTTcttgatttttgaattttgaagaagaaggagatgatggATGATCGAGTTATGAGTTCAAGATTTCTGTTGGATCCATCTGTTGCTGCCTTCAAAATTGATACAAAGGTtgggtgttttttttttaatggttgGTTTTCTCTTTTGGGTATAGtgaattttatttttgattttttcggATTTGGATTTTGAAGGGAGAAAAAAGGAGTAATACAGAATTggaaggaggaggaggatgtAAACGATTCAAAATGAGAGATCTTCGAGATTCCGGTATGTTTGTAAATCAGTAGATTTTGGtgcatttgaatgatattgttgTGTTGATTGTGTGCTAAATTGCTAATGTAAGGGGTAGAGGGGCTAAAGGAATGgttttgatttgagagattttttgtttgaattcTTGCCGATTTTGATGAGAATGTCGAATATTCGTTAGTATAATTTGGGCTATGCAACTGTTTCTTGCTACAATTGGGTGAGAATCTAATCTATGCAAGTGTTTCTTGCTTCAATTGGGTGGGAATGTTTCTAGACTTGTTGACGCTTTTCTTGGTTGCGTGATTGCATATCCAGATTAGCGGATACTGAAATGCATTGATATCATTTTGCTGGATGTTTAGTTGCAGACTACTCGTATCTCTCTATTTAGTATGACATTTACGTTTGTAATGTTGAAGAGAATTTAGGCACCTCTTCACTTTGCTGTAGATGCAGGACCTAATTGCGCTCATGGTGTGACAGTATTGTCTTATTATTCATTTGTAAAAGTTTAAATGCGTCAAAACCCTTGTAGCCTTTCACAAGTTGATGAAGCTAACACGCAAGTATTTAATAGCGTAGCGCAACAATGAAAACCATCAGCATTAGGATTAGCAGTTAATCGAGCAAAAGGCTACACTGGAATAAGCTTGTGCACATACATTGAGAGCACTATTGAGAATTAAACAGTTGTGTTGGAGAATATAGAAACGCCAGGGGATTATTACctgtttctcttttcccttccCGTGGTTGTACCAAAATTATTGCTGAACACGAtgcactcttatcattattgcgTCTCACACTGTACTTTTTATCCTTGTTCTGCAGGTATCGAAGCACATCTTTCAGAATCTTTTGTAAGCAAAGAAACCAAGGAGCAGGTGCACTCGGACATCGTTAGAGAGACTTCTGAAATTTTGAATCCGGAGATAGTGCCTAAAGCATCACAAGCATTCTCTACAAAAGCAGACACGATGTCTCTCAATCTGAGAAAATCCAGCACTGTTGTTCATCCTTTAGATCTCAACACTGAAGCCGAGATAGCTGATTACTCTGCTGCAGATATGGTTTCTGGTCATTTGGATCCTTATAGCCAGCATCCGTTGTACACGAAGTATCAAAAAGTTCATAACACTACTGTTACCACTTCTAAAGATTTGGGTTTAAACTTTAATGCTCTGGGCGTCTCAACTTCAGCGCAGCAAAATCCGTTTTATCCTTACCAATTGTCTGATTATGTGAAATCTAAGGATGCTTCGGAATGTGGGAGTTGTACTGGTCCCTTGGAGGAAAACGACTCATTTAGAGCGTGGAAAGCAATGAAAGAGAACGGCTTCTCCTCGTCTAAACATGGAGGCATACCACTACCAAAGCAAGGAATAAGGAAAGCCAAAAATGATCTTAAGAGAAACATGGAGATTGCGAAGAGGGAACAAGTTAgcaggtttgcaaagattgcagcTCCAAGTGGCCTGCTCAATGGATTGAACCCTGGGATTATTAATCATGTAAGAAATAGTAAACAAGTTCACTCTATTATTGAGGCCCTTGTTAGATCTGAAAGAATGGAAAGTGGTACTCAGAGCAGGCCAGCCAGCCATTTGGAAAGAGGTGAGCAAACATATTATACAAGGAAAGATCCGGAAACTATGCTGGATTATGGAGCGACACAAGTTTGTCATTCCAAACACACAGATTCTATACTGGAGGGTACCCATTTTTCAACTATGTACCAAATGACTTCAAGTTCAGACCAAACGTATGGACACGATTATCCAGACTCTTCAGAGAGAAGAAGTTGTGATCAAACTTCTAGCTTTTCGCAGCTTTCCTCACACTGCATGGATGAAAATGCGCAGATGAAGTTACTATCTTCTGCTAGTAATGGGTCTGAAAATATGAGCACTGTTACTAATGAAGATTCAGAAGAAGACCATGCAAGTGAATTTTCCCTTTCTGTAAAAGGTATGTTTCAGTTAATCCTGTGTCCTCCCTTGTTCGTTACGGTATTTTGAGGGTGATTAGGTGAGACATACTTGAACTGAATTAGATGTTTATCATTAATGTTTCTTTCAGCTGCAAATGTGGCTTCTCAATGGTTGGACcttctttctctcgacatcaAAGGACGTCTTGCAGGTGATTATCTACTCTTCTAAAATCTCACTACAGTTGGCTGAAAGGATGTTTAAATTTGAATAGATTTAGTTATgaagatttttgttttctcaatGTGTGCAGCATTGCGGCGCAGTAAGAAGAGAGTTCAGGCTGTAGTGCAGACCGAATTGCCTTTCCTATTCTCAAGAGAGTTCTCATCCAATGAAGAAAATGACCCGTCATCACATATGCATCGAGCAAGATGGAGTGCTATTTTTGATCAAATGGATAAAACACTCTCTGAAGAGGCAAATCATCTAGTAAGTCTTACAGTATAGTGTCCGCCTTTGCTTTACTCTATTCGTAGCTAAAATAATTTTTGTTTGGAGACAATGCACCTAGATGGAATTGCTTCTGTGAATCAGTTTGAGCCAACAAAATCTCACAATTATGTTCCCCCTGAACTTCGGTTTCAGGAAAGCGGGTTGAACCAAATAAGGCAAATGCAGTTGCATTGTGATCAGGGTCTGCGATGTGTTAACTTGTATGGTATGGAGCTACTAGGAAGATCAAATATTGAACACAGGTACATCCTCAGTTACATATTCATTCGACTCGAATTTATCATTGTGCACCTATGTCTTGTATAACTTCCTATTATGTCTATTTCTGCGCTTAACCTACTACAGTCTTCAATTAATTCCTCTTAAATTGCGCATGCAgagtaaagaaagaaaaaatggcTGTCAGGGCAGCTGCAGCTTCTGTATACTCAACCTGCAACTTGGTGATGGGCACAGAAAATTCTTCCTCTTTCTGACTTTTCTCAAGTCTTCAGGTCATAACCCTTCCACGGCAAAAATCTAACTCATTCcggaaattctcatttccttgTTTGTTTTGTAGTTGTCAAAGTAGAGAGTAATTCATTTACAAAAACGAAAACTGATGCTCATTTGAGTTTCCAGATTTGGTCAGTTTTTAACTCCTGACCAGTGGAGagaacttttcatttttttttccattatTGCCAGACAAAGACCGTGTGGTAAACGTAAATGTACTTTCAAGAATTCGTTTGAAATTTGATTAcaaaatttcatcatcagaagaaatgaaagtacccaattttttttaaaaaaaaattgatctccAAATTTCCAATGATTTTAACAAAAAGTTTACAACTGGTGGTTATGGGCTTTTCAGACAAACCTAATATAGAAGCCCATTAACTGTGGCTCTGTACTATACTAGTACACTCAAGAAGTAGAAAAAAGAAATCTTTCATTTGATCATAACACTATCAGCAATTATAAAATCCAGGAATCGAACAGCTACTTGGAATCGTGAGATAGCCACTTGACGGTTCTATATGGAAAAGTCCATTAGGCTAGGCTAAATGTCAAGAAAAATTAAGATTAGCCCAGGTAAGAATACAATTAGCCCATTAGTTAAGGCATTCACGCTGCCACTCATCGACTGGAATCTTAACCCCACCCTATCTCAACCTTGTAAAAATCTATTTTCCCATGTTGGTTTGCAAATATATACTAAAATTTAAACTCTCGTTTTTAGGGAccactcgaaaggatttaggggtcgtcaatttatacccagccaaagactctagttaaggggtaccctatatgatattgaagttacataaatgcccatctggtaaaactgtataaaaccaaatcaaaaaaaattctactcatttcaactcttcttcttccagtttcatattatcttccgattgtggaagaaaaaaaaaattccctcgttcttgtgttcaaccgaaacatcgccgcgaatcgtaaaatcaaaacatcgtcgattcgtttataaaacaatggataagggaaatgaaacccacagacctagaaccaaaaacgttgctcggggtatcgatccaaagattgggatcttagcaagaaataaagaaattcttactgcaaatgaagaagaacgcgaataacgcgaagaagaagtacccgtcgatgtagtcggtggtggcgattccgatagtcaaacacttcgtcaacttcaaatggccccaattaggtaagaatctatcatttttggggtttatttcgctttaattcgacgaatcgagaaaaaaaatttctaggattttcggttatttatccagattcgggcgatattcatgcttatttacttccgaatgtagtcgtgttcttcatttctcaagaacatcgacagtattcgggagaaatatttgatggttatctgcCGAATACTGTTgaccatatcttcctggatacaaactggtaatagtcggtagtttaatgaattttttggctcccgaatatatttaagtagacacacagtattaggaagtacactcactaccgaatatatatatatatatatatatatatatatatatatatatatatatatatatatatatatattgaaaaaatctcaatatttctgatataggaaaaatcccattttggggtcAGTATTTATTCgtaagacaatataatgttttatacctccgattgtgtaggataaaattttagagtttctgaactccagttgatgaatattcggttgtaaacatgtttagttatattccaattgtttttcattcgggaaaaatatgtgtcttcttacttccgaatttgtttattcgggttatagttttgtacttttgcttccgattgtgtaggatgaaaaatttagagcttctgaactccaattgatgcatattcggttgtaaatatgtttagttagctttcgattgttttgtattcgggaacaatatgtttctttttacgtccgaatgtgtacattcgggttatatttccataccttgtcttccgattgtatagtttgtaaatattgttcctttctttgttgtttacaaagtcgagaaaggaggaagaaagtgacagctagtgctaggagggaaaggagtgccaaagataattcaagtgctcaacaaagcttacaagaacaaagcagtcaacaaggagtgcaaccaagtgctgaacaaagtgtagaacaacaaggcagtgaacaaggggtgcaaccaagtgttgaacaagccgctcaacaaagtgcagaaccaactgctccacaagttacaccccaccatgaaattgaaccagttgatccagtgccaagagtaaaagaagaaggacaaccaagtggtacccaaaaagccaaaaaaggaaaagatggtgtaaagaaggatactgctaagaaagcatcacatcttgtccctcagcacttgaagaagaagggtattccagcagggaCAATCCTTGGGCTACTGGCGGAtgaaggaaaattgctatttggatacaaagactcatgggccagagaaatatacgaaaccgaggtaataaaattactattttttattaatgtattgtctatgtgttatatcgtaatatttgtattaaggatttttttttatgtactttaataggatcatcaagatgcggtccgtctagtcaaacctaccgccgcaccaacaaaaatgcttgcgtggcctttatccggtgattgtaaaaggttcaagtcaattgttgccaactcggggttagctaataccgccgagaattcattgttggaacatgatcgtgtggacgtatcggcgttcgtggagagaatgtatcctgagactgATACTTTctatatgccgtttggggagatgacgattactccggatgatgttgtgcagattcttaaccttcccgaccaaggcacagctgtgaagtttaactacacaaagcagttaagttgggcacaactttgtgctctaactaaaaagtgcttaggttgggatgaagagacaacaacagcagagtttaggaggcatgcaagttacaaaacaagacagatcaacattacagctttgatgaatatgttccgaggcaccttggagaaggaaaaatatggaacgttaactgatgagcaagtgaaccacgctgccaccgcatatctcctttgtgtattgggatgtgtcatattccccaatacttctggaaaccggatcgacgccaaccttatacaacttttggatcctctccatgaagtcggtgactcttcttggggcacgacatgcctagcattcttgatggaagagttgagaaaggcttcgaggctaggaacctgccaagttgccgggaacgtggctctattgcaggttttttctttaactctataactcactctatagttattcggtagacaatacatatgatgcatattcataactccaaatgacgcatattcggtaggaaatgatccatatctttttccgaatgttggttattcggtggctaggtacttaatttgtttttcatttatatatattcggaaatattcttttgatattagaaccgaatatacaggccagaaaaactataggttactgaactccaaatgacgcatattcggtaagAAATGATCCATCtatttttccgaatgttggttattcggtggctaggtacttaatttgttttccgattatatataatcggaaatattcttttgatattagaaccgaatatacaggccagaaaaactataggttactgaactccaaatgacgcatattcggtaggaaatgatccatctctttttccgaataatggttattcggtggctaggtacttagttttatttccgattatatataatcggaaatattattttgatattactaccgaatatacaggccagaaaaactataggttactgaactccaaatgacgcatattcgttaggaaatgatccatatctatttccgaatgtttggtattcggtggataggtactcagttttatttccgattatgtataatcggaaataatgtttggaaattactaccgaatatacacaatctatttactaaaacttggtttcttatgtatataggcatggatctatgaccacttccctatcctgaagttggccggagagaacccggggtggtgcaaaggtactcctagaggaaaaaagtatatatttgaagacaaccgttctaggacaaaagagcagcagttgattcgcatgagggagattttggaccaattgaaggcctcgga
This genomic stretch from Papaver somniferum cultivar HN1 chromosome 5, ASM357369v1, whole genome shotgun sequence harbors:
- the LOC113278151 gene encoding uncharacterized protein LOC113278151, encoding MMDDRVMSSRFLLDPSVAAFKIDTKGEKRSNTELEGGGGCKRFKMRDLRDSGIEAHLSESFVSKETKEQVHSDIVRETSEILNPEIVPKASQAFSTKADTMSLNLRKSSTVVHPLDLNTEAEIADYSAADMVSGHLDPYSQHPLYTKYQKVHNTTVTTSKDLGLNFNALGVSTSAQQNPFYPYQLSDYVKSKDASECGSCTGPLEENDSFRAWKAMKENGFSSSKHGGIPLPKQGIRKAKNDLKRNMEIAKREQVSRFAKIAAPSGLLNGLNPGIINHVRNSKQVHSIIEALVRSERMESGTQSRPASHLERGEQTYYTRKDPETMLDYGATQVCHSKHTDSILEGTHFSTMYQMTSSSDQTYGHDYPDSSERRSCDQTSSFSQLSSHCMDENAQMKLLSSASNGSENMSTVTNEDSEEDHASEFSLSVKAANVASQWLDLLSLDIKGRLAALRRSKKRVQAVVQTELPFLFSREFSSNEENDPSSHMHRARWSAIFDQMDKTLSEEANHLESGLNQIRQMQLHCDQGLRCVNLYGMELLGRSNIEHRVKKEKMAVRAAAASVYSTCNLVMGTENSSSF